The proteins below are encoded in one region of Flammeovirga kamogawensis:
- a CDS encoding DUF2490 domain-containing protein, translated as MNTIFQKSKIKNILLPLFFIFFASDLFGQDILWLHYFNRYKLSYKFSIDSDIGYRQYFDDNGGTRGQIRSGLRYDVSDRFYVRGGLMYVNGSRANEELRFYQDFVYNIPFNVFTLTQRIRFEEQFFDSDKKNYRLRYNPSIKFSTFFGYCTLGCEPFSTLNDKNSKISSNRIYIGLTRRAYKNILVTLQYINERSYSIPTEGYINESNMIRVKISHVIHPLKTGPLFKRKSV; from the coding sequence ATGAATACTATTTTTCAGAAAAGTAAAATCAAAAATATTCTTCTGCCCTTATTCTTTATTTTTTTTGCATCTGATTTATTTGGCCAAGATATCCTATGGTTACATTATTTCAATAGGTATAAATTATCATATAAATTCTCGATTGATAGTGATATTGGATATCGTCAATATTTTGATGATAATGGAGGAACAAGAGGTCAAATTCGATCTGGTCTAAGGTATGATGTTAGTGATAGATTTTATGTCCGTGGTGGTCTGATGTATGTTAACGGTTCTCGTGCAAATGAGGAATTAAGGTTCTACCAAGATTTTGTATACAACATACCATTTAATGTTTTCACTTTAACACAAAGAATAAGGTTTGAAGAACAATTTTTTGATAGCGATAAAAAAAACTATAGACTTCGATACAACCCTTCAATAAAATTTTCAACATTTTTTGGTTATTGTACACTTGGATGTGAACCGTTTAGTACTTTAAATGATAAGAATTCAAAAATTAGTAGTAATAGGATATACATTGGACTTACTAGACGAGCATACAAAAATATTTTAGTAACGCTTCAATATATAAATGAACGTTCTTACTCTATACCTACAGAAGGCTATATCAATGAATCTAATATGATTCGGGTCAAAATTTCACATGTTATTCATCCATTAAAAACGGGCCCTTTATTTAAAAGAAAAAGTGTTTGA
- a CDS encoding zinc-dependent metalloprotease — MKKQLTLLFLMTFVCTLFVGTDCAAQRKKKKKGKIEEAPKEEKGPFKPYSKVITDKATTQEGLITSHKVEDKYFFELSDDLLGDELLVVSRISGHVQGLNFGGAGMKSRPQQVIRWERLDTKVLLRSVSYNSVASLDEPIYKSVKNNNFEPIIATFDIKALGKDSTSVVIDVTSFFTTDIPMIGALSKRERKNFAIKGLDSKRSLIESVKVFPENLEVRHILTYKGDKLPDNQLTKTLSIEMNQSFVKLPENPWQPRYYDDRVGYFSVQQTNYSLDEHKAAKQRFITRWRLEPSDWDAYNNGELVEPIKPIVYYIDPATPLKWRPFIKSGIEAWQKSFEQAGFKNAIIAKDAPTKEEDPDWSPEDIRYSVVRYITTPIQNAQGPHVHDPRTGEILESDILWYHNVMQLLRDWCLIQTAAVNVDAQKALFDDALMGKLIEFVATHEVGHTLGLPHNMGASCAYTCTQLRTPGFVQENGVSPSIMDYARMNYVAQPEDKGAGLYPIIGPYDKWSIEYGYKLTNAKTALEEKPILNEWIKAKAGDPIFRYGAQQWPSVIDPSAQTEDLGSDAMEASTLGIANLKRIVPNLIKWTSVEGSTYTDLEELYNGVIGQFNRYMGHVTNNVGGVLIYPKTTDQEGDIFIQVDKDKQQRAIQFLNEELFATPKWLIDSNILSKIEASGNVEKIQKLQKRTLTNLLNDDRLKRMINNEALNGVEAYTVLNLHQDIRTSIWNELNRGLKIDTYRRNLQRVHVDILLEKLNDKSLSATDINAISRMELVAINKVCKNSLRKYSSLSIENAHLKDISERIEFAFNAQ; from the coding sequence ATGAAAAAACAATTAACATTATTATTCTTAATGACTTTTGTCTGCACTTTGTTTGTAGGGACAGATTGTGCTGCTCAGAGAAAGAAAAAGAAAAAAGGAAAAATTGAAGAGGCACCTAAAGAAGAAAAAGGTCCTTTTAAACCATATAGCAAAGTAATAACAGATAAAGCCACTACGCAGGAAGGATTAATAACATCACATAAAGTTGAAGATAAATACTTTTTTGAACTTAGTGATGATTTATTAGGAGATGAGTTGCTAGTAGTTAGTAGAATTTCTGGACATGTTCAAGGGTTGAACTTTGGAGGGGCAGGTATGAAATCTAGACCTCAACAAGTAATAAGATGGGAGAGGTTAGATACTAAAGTACTTTTAAGATCTGTATCTTATAATAGCGTGGCAAGTTTAGACGAGCCTATTTATAAGTCGGTGAAGAATAACAATTTTGAACCTATTATTGCTACTTTTGATATTAAAGCATTGGGTAAAGATTCTACGAGTGTAGTTATTGATGTTACTTCATTCTTTACGACTGACATTCCAATGATTGGAGCTTTATCAAAAAGGGAAAGAAAAAACTTTGCAATCAAAGGTTTAGATTCTAAGAGGTCACTTATTGAATCTGTTAAAGTATTTCCTGAGAACTTAGAAGTAAGACATATTTTAACTTATAAAGGTGATAAATTACCAGATAATCAATTGACAAAAACTCTTTCAATAGAGATGAATCAGTCTTTTGTGAAATTACCTGAAAACCCTTGGCAACCTAGATACTATGATGATAGAGTTGGTTATTTTTCTGTACAACAAACAAATTATAGTTTAGATGAGCATAAAGCTGCTAAACAAAGATTTATTACAAGATGGCGTTTAGAACCATCTGATTGGGATGCTTACAACAACGGAGAATTGGTTGAACCAATAAAACCTATTGTTTATTATATAGATCCAGCGACTCCTTTGAAATGGCGACCATTTATTAAGAGTGGTATAGAAGCTTGGCAAAAGTCTTTTGAACAAGCTGGTTTTAAAAATGCGATTATTGCTAAAGACGCACCTACTAAAGAGGAAGATCCTGATTGGAGCCCAGAGGATATAAGGTACTCTGTAGTTAGATATATTACAACACCTATTCAAAACGCACAAGGTCCTCACGTGCATGATCCAAGAACTGGAGAAATTTTAGAATCAGATATTTTATGGTATCACAATGTAATGCAGCTTTTAAGAGATTGGTGTCTAATCCAAACAGCAGCAGTAAATGTTGATGCTCAAAAAGCATTATTTGATGATGCATTGATGGGGAAACTTATTGAATTTGTTGCAACTCATGAAGTAGGCCATACTTTAGGTTTACCTCATAATATGGGAGCAAGTTGTGCATATACTTGTACACAATTAAGAACACCTGGATTTGTACAAGAAAATGGAGTATCGCCTTCAATTATGGATTATGCACGAATGAATTATGTAGCTCAACCAGAAGATAAAGGTGCTGGTTTATATCCTATTATTGGACCATACGATAAATGGTCTATTGAATATGGTTACAAATTGACTAATGCCAAAACAGCTTTAGAAGAAAAGCCAATTTTAAATGAATGGATTAAAGCAAAAGCTGGAGATCCTATCTTTAGGTATGGAGCACAACAATGGCCAAGTGTTATTGATCCAAGTGCTCAAACTGAAGATTTAGGAAGTGATGCAATGGAAGCTAGTACTTTAGGTATCGCTAATTTGAAAAGAATTGTACCTAATTTGATCAAATGGACTTCAGTAGAAGGAAGTACTTACACAGATTTAGAAGAGCTTTATAATGGTGTAATTGGTCAATTTAATAGATATATGGGGCATGTCACTAATAATGTAGGTGGTGTATTAATTTACCCAAAGACTACAGATCAAGAGGGTGATATCTTTATTCAAGTAGATAAAGATAAACAACAAAGGGCGATTCAATTCTTAAATGAAGAGTTATTTGCAACGCCTAAATGGTTAATTGATTCAAATATTTTATCAAAGATTGAAGCTTCCGGAAACGTTGAGAAAATTCAGAAATTACAAAAAAGAACTCTTACGAATCTATTAAATGATGATAGATTAAAAAGGATGATTAATAATGAAGCATTGAATGGCGTTGAAGCATATACAGTTTTAAATCTTCATCAAGATATAAGAACATCGATTTGGAATGAATTAAATAGAGGCTTAAAGATTGATACTTATAGACGAAACCTCCAAAGAGTACATGTTGATATATTACTTGAAAAGTTAAATGATAAATCATTAAGTGCTACAGATATTAATGCAATTTCTAGAATGGAGTTAGTTGCAATTAATAAAGTTTGTAAAAATTCTTTAAGAAAGTATTCTTCATTATCAATAGAAAATGCTCACTTAAAGGACATTAGTGAACGAATTGAATTTGCATTTAATGCTCAATAA
- a CDS encoding arylsulfatase: protein MRNLKAILLLSISLLIGFSAAHAQKKSKKNQKPNILVIWGDDVGWGNVSKYNHGMMGYQTPNIDRIANEGAMFTDWYAQQSCTAGRAAFILGQHPFRTGLLTIGMPGSKQGIKDDQPTIAELLKPLGYTSGQFGKNHLGDRDEHLPTNHGFDEFFGNLYHLNAEEEPETYYYPKDPAFHKKYGPRGVIHSYSDGRVSDTGPLTRKRMETADDEFTNAAIAFIEKAHKEGKPFFVWLSATRMHVWTHLKEESRGVTGIGIYPDGMVEHDKAIGKVLAKLEELKIIDNTMIMYSTDNGAEKFTWPDGGSTPFAGEKGTTWEGGFRVPCAIRWPGVIKPGTIDNNIYSHEDMMPTILAAAGAPDVKEKLLTGYKAGDKTFKVHLDGYNQMDFWKGDVKEAPRNEIFYFDAAGNLNALRYKDWKLHFAIMEGAINTAYRKTPSWPILINLRADPYEVSYKSALYIRWFADNMWTFVPAQEFTGKFLATFKEFPPVQGSSLGIDKVLQSLQSKPQN from the coding sequence ATGCGTAATCTAAAAGCGATATTATTACTGTCAATATCATTATTGATCGGATTTAGTGCAGCCCATGCACAGAAAAAATCAAAAAAAAATCAAAAGCCAAACATCCTAGTAATCTGGGGTGATGACGTAGGTTGGGGTAACGTAAGTAAATATAACCACGGAATGATGGGATACCAAACTCCAAACATTGATAGAATTGCCAATGAAGGTGCAATGTTTACTGATTGGTATGCTCAACAATCTTGTACTGCTGGTCGTGCTGCCTTTATTTTAGGTCAACACCCATTTAGAACAGGTTTACTTACAATTGGTATGCCTGGTTCTAAACAAGGTATAAAAGATGATCAACCTACAATTGCTGAACTATTAAAACCATTAGGTTATACTTCTGGTCAATTTGGTAAAAACCACTTAGGTGATAGAGATGAACACTTACCTACAAATCATGGTTTTGATGAATTCTTTGGTAACCTTTATCATTTAAATGCTGAAGAGGAGCCAGAAACATATTACTATCCAAAAGATCCTGCTTTCCATAAAAAATATGGACCAAGAGGTGTAATTCATTCTTATTCTGATGGCCGTGTTTCTGATACTGGTCCTTTAACAAGAAAAAGAATGGAAACTGCAGATGATGAATTCACAAATGCAGCAATTGCATTTATAGAAAAAGCACATAAGGAAGGTAAACCTTTCTTTGTATGGTTAAGTGCTACTCGTATGCACGTTTGGACTCACTTAAAAGAAGAGAGTAGAGGGGTTACTGGTATTGGTATCTACCCTGATGGTATGGTAGAGCACGATAAAGCAATTGGTAAAGTACTTGCGAAGTTAGAGGAATTGAAAATTATTGATAATACAATGATTATGTATTCTACGGATAACGGAGCTGAGAAATTTACATGGCCTGATGGTGGTTCTACTCCTTTTGCAGGAGAAAAAGGAACAACATGGGAAGGTGGTTTCCGTGTGCCATGTGCAATCAGATGGCCTGGTGTTATTAAACCAGGTACTATTGATAATAATATCTATTCTCATGAAGATATGATGCCAACTATTTTAGCTGCTGCTGGAGCTCCAGATGTAAAAGAAAAATTATTAACTGGTTACAAAGCTGGTGATAAAACTTTTAAAGTACATTTAGATGGTTACAATCAAATGGACTTCTGGAAAGGAGATGTTAAAGAAGCACCAAGAAATGAAATTTTCTACTTTGATGCTGCAGGTAACTTAAATGCATTAAGATACAAAGATTGGAAATTACACTTTGCAATTATGGAAGGTGCAATAAACACTGCTTATAGAAAAACTCCATCATGGCCAATCTTAATTAATTTAAGAGCTGATCCATATGAAGTATCATATAAATCTGCTCTTTATATACGTTGGTTTGCTGACAATATGTGGACATTTGTACCGGCTCAAGAATTTACTGGTAAGTTCCTAGCTACGTTCAAAGAATTTCCTCCTGTTCAAGGTTCTTCATTAGGTATTGATAAAGTATTACAATCTTTACAGTCTAAGCCTCAGAACTAG
- a CDS encoding DoxX family protein, with the protein MSNQKIPPSINKTVRYGLGVLLFMGGVNHYLHPEFYNPWIFDFLPKYWINILIGCVEVIIALLLFSSSYYKIGGLSFCILMILFLPIHFLDLFKDPPYIGVMPIAIGRFLFQFVLIALGYFIGKDKLPMSYK; encoded by the coding sequence ATGAGCAATCAAAAAATACCACCATCAATTAATAAAACAGTACGGTACGGTTTAGGAGTTTTGTTATTTATGGGAGGAGTTAACCATTACTTACATCCGGAATTTTATAATCCATGGATATTTGACTTTTTACCCAAATATTGGATAAATATATTAATAGGGTGTGTTGAAGTGATTATAGCACTTTTACTATTTTCTAGTAGTTATTATAAAATCGGTGGTTTATCATTTTGTATTTTAATGATATTATTTTTACCTATTCACTTTCTTGATTTGTTCAAAGACCCTCCGTATATCGGTGTAATGCCAATTGCTATAGGAAGGTTCTTATTTCAATTTGTATTAATTGCACTCGGGTATTTTATTGGAAAAGATAAACTTCCAATGTCCTATAAATAA
- a CDS encoding glycoside hydrolase family 25 protein, whose amino-acid sequence MGFGLYLKVNPEAYKLFAPYIRKSLDVALNVRDFVEVPFYKNVVGYGVKLPEKYKVHGIDVSHHQKLIDWERVANMHAQNASIKFAYIKATEGADHKDRHFDRNRKNAKEKNILFGPYHFFRPQTSGTQQADYFIKTVGNLSANDLVPVVDVEVTDGVDPKIMRDRLADFVLLVEKEWGVKPMIYTGDSFYKDYFKGHFKKYRIWIANYGEKTQAPKNRWTVWQHTQSASIDGIPSKVDMNVFDGDWESFKKSLIIGLQK is encoded by the coding sequence ATGGGATTTGGACTTTACCTAAAAGTAAATCCAGAAGCATATAAATTATTTGCTCCATATATTAGAAAATCATTAGACGTTGCATTAAACGTTAGAGATTTTGTAGAAGTACCGTTTTACAAAAATGTTGTTGGTTATGGTGTTAAACTACCAGAGAAATATAAAGTTCATGGCATAGATGTATCGCATCATCAAAAATTAATTGACTGGGAAAGAGTTGCAAATATGCATGCTCAAAATGCGAGTATTAAATTTGCCTACATTAAAGCTACAGAAGGAGCTGACCATAAAGACAGACATTTTGATAGAAACAGGAAAAATGCAAAAGAAAAAAACATATTATTTGGGCCATATCACTTCTTTAGACCTCAAACATCTGGAACTCAACAAGCCGATTATTTTATAAAAACAGTTGGCAATCTTTCTGCTAATGATCTCGTTCCTGTTGTAGATGTTGAAGTGACTGATGGTGTTGATCCTAAAATAATGAGAGACAGGCTAGCAGATTTTGTTTTACTTGTTGAGAAAGAATGGGGAGTAAAACCTATGATTTACACTGGAGACTCATTTTATAAAGATTATTTTAAAGGACATTTTAAAAAATATCGAATTTGGATTGCCAATTATGGTGAAAAAACTCAGGCTCCAAAAAATAGATGGACAGTCTGGCAACATACACAGTCTGCAAGCATTGATGGGATACCTAGTAAAGTTGATATGAATGTTTTTGATGGTGATTGGGAATCTTTCAAGAAATCATTAATAATCGGGCTTCAGAAATAG
- a CDS encoding thioredoxin family protein: MKSIILALAIFAVSMSCSQKQESKNTTAETKAVEKHGLNVGDEAVNFNLKGIDDKSLSLNGLEGNKGVILIFTCNHCPYAVAYEDRIIALDKMYKEKSYPVIAINPNDPSVQPEDSFELMKQRAEEKQFTFPYLFDNGQNIYPAYGATKTPHVYLLNKEQGKYIVKYIGAIDDNYKDADAAKKHFVQDAVNALINNQEITTTTTKAVGCSIKATKA; the protein is encoded by the coding sequence ATGAAAAGTATAATTCTAGCACTTGCCATTTTTGCGGTAAGCATGTCGTGTTCTCAAAAGCAAGAAAGTAAAAACACTACTGCTGAGACAAAAGCCGTTGAGAAACATGGATTAAATGTAGGAGATGAAGCTGTAAACTTCAACTTAAAAGGAATAGATGATAAATCATTATCTTTAAATGGATTAGAAGGTAACAAAGGTGTTATCTTAATATTCACATGTAACCATTGTCCATATGCTGTAGCTTATGAAGATAGAATAATTGCATTGGATAAAATGTACAAAGAAAAAAGTTACCCTGTTATAGCCATTAATCCAAATGATCCTTCTGTACAACCAGAAGATTCTTTTGAACTAATGAAGCAAAGAGCTGAAGAAAAACAATTTACATTCCCTTATTTATTTGATAATGGTCAGAACATCTACCCTGCTTATGGTGCTACAAAAACTCCACATGTTTATCTATTAAATAAAGAACAAGGAAAGTATATTGTAAAATATATTGGAGCAATTGATGATAATTATAAAGATGCTGACGCTGCTAAAAAACATTTTGTTCAAGATGCAGTAAATGCTTTAATTAACAATCAAGAAATTACAACAACTACAACTAAAGCTGTTGGCTGCTCAATAAAAGCAACAAAGGCTTAA
- a CDS encoding TlpA family protein disulfide reductase, producing MTKKLLLVSISIILITLIGCKKTPLKLVADEYIPTSTQTVLKFNSFKNLEPLFKHEDDTVRIINFWATWCKPCVKELPYFEQANTYIKEHKLKAKIILVSLDMGEKNLVKYINKTKLTSEVIWLDDADANVWIEKVNPTWDGAIPVTLLLENGKQTFHSTDFESYEDLKSFIKL from the coding sequence ATGACAAAAAAACTTCTCTTGGTTAGTATAAGTATCATATTAATTACTCTAATAGGTTGTAAAAAAACTCCTCTTAAATTAGTAGCTGATGAATATATTCCAACCTCGACACAAACTGTTTTAAAGTTTAATTCTTTTAAAAATTTAGAACCCTTATTTAAACATGAAGACGATACTGTCAGAATTATTAATTTTTGGGCAACATGGTGCAAACCTTGTGTAAAAGAGTTACCGTACTTCGAACAAGCAAACACTTACATAAAAGAGCATAAATTAAAAGCTAAAATAATTCTAGTTAGCTTAGACATGGGTGAAAAAAATCTTGTTAAGTATATCAATAAAACAAAGCTAACTTCTGAAGTTATTTGGTTAGATGATGCTGACGCTAACGTTTGGATTGAAAAGGTAAACCCTACCTGGGATGGTGCAATTCCTGTTACTCTTCTTCTTGAGAACGGTAAACAAACATTTCACTCTACAGACTTTGAATCTTATGAAGATCTTAAATCATTTATTAAACTGTAA
- a CDS encoding YeeE/YedE thiosulfate transporter family protein, translating into MKISKFITYLLLGILFGIILSKSEAISWYRIQEMFRFESFHMYGLIGSAVVTGALCIQFIKLFEIKDFDGNKIIIPPKKKSIWRYLLGGIFFGLGWALVGGCTAPMFILIGYGKWSMLIVLFFSLVGTYIYGRIRDILPH; encoded by the coding sequence ATGAAAATATCTAAGTTTATAACTTATCTACTTTTAGGTATATTATTTGGAATAATTTTATCTAAATCAGAAGCCATTTCTTGGTATAGAATTCAAGAAATGTTTAGGTTTGAATCATTTCACATGTATGGGTTAATTGGTTCTGCTGTAGTTACTGGTGCTCTTTGTATACAGTTTATAAAACTGTTTGAAATAAAAGATTTTGATGGGAATAAAATAATCATTCCTCCTAAGAAAAAATCTATTTGGAGGTACCTTTTAGGTGGAATATTTTTTGGTTTAGGTTGGGCTCTCGTTGGTGGCTGTACGGCTCCAATGTTTATCCTGATTGGCTACGGAAAATGGTCGATGTTAATTGTACTTTTCTTCTCTTTAGTAGGAACATATATTTATGGTCGAATTCGAGATATTTTACCTCATTAA
- a CDS encoding YeeE/YedE family protein: protein MEGIIQPWPWYIGGPMIGAVMALLLLFGKSLGLSSNFRTICTACKVGKNTSFFQFDWKTESWNLVFALGCILGGFITHHFLGGDHLAGVSDETITYLHSLGIYSDPHNVLPSELFGTESIFSIRGIIMLSVGGIFIGFGSRYAGGCTSGHAISGLSNLQLPSLIACIGYFIGGILMTFVFLPLLLKI from the coding sequence ATGGAAGGAATTATTCAACCATGGCCTTGGTATATTGGGGGACCAATGATTGGGGCAGTCATGGCATTATTGCTACTTTTTGGTAAAAGTCTCGGTTTATCATCAAACTTCAGAACAATATGTACTGCCTGTAAAGTTGGAAAAAATACATCATTTTTTCAATTTGACTGGAAAACAGAATCTTGGAATCTTGTTTTTGCTTTAGGTTGTATACTTGGTGGTTTTATAACCCATCATTTTCTAGGTGGAGACCATCTTGCAGGAGTTTCAGATGAGACAATCACTTACCTTCACTCTTTAGGTATTTATTCAGATCCTCATAATGTGCTTCCTAGTGAGTTATTTGGTACAGAAAGTATCTTCTCTATTCGTGGTATTATTATGTTATCTGTTGGGGGGATATTTATTGGATTTGGGTCTAGATATGCCGGAGGTTGTACATCAGGGCATGCTATAAGTGGTTTATCAAACTTACAATTACCATCATTAATTGCTTGTATAGGCTATTTTATTGGAGGAATTTTAATGACTTTCGTATTCTTACCCTTGTTACTAAAAATATAA
- a CDS encoding FAD-dependent oxidoreductase has product MENRKRIIIIGGLSAGPSAAAKARRTDENAEIILFEKTANISYATCGIPYAFSGKIKDRNKLLVVKPELLRKRFNIDVHLEEPVINIDPDNHTVTTFKGEYAYDKLVYATGGSAITPPLNGLEQFENWAHAKTIEDFDRIVKSNALENANNITIIGAGLIGLETAENLVQIGKKVTIVELGKHILGPWDNKFATMGEKVLEDNGLRLELGKKGEKIEKDGTLLLNDGTSIPTDYLIMSIGVKPITEMLTSKGAKALPNGALIVNSKMETNLPDIYAAGDCASIPNVVTNSEGWFPMGTHSNKGGRVAGANAVGANEHFPGGYGTAIMEMFDHTIARTGAGPKILERENIPFESTFIIANSHPGFYPGGKDMFIEIYYTPETHVILGAELFGEKGVDKRTDVLATAIYAKLTIEDLPNLDLAYAPPFSPAKDPVIVAGFVAQNSQKGLYKEVNVAVAKEVFNTDKEITILDVRNPQELENTGIIHENALNIPLDTLRDNLEQIPTSKPIYITCAKGLRGYLASLILAHNGFKNLHNIAGGFTAWKKING; this is encoded by the coding sequence ATGGAAAATAGAAAGCGAATTATCATTATTGGGGGGTTATCTGCTGGTCCTTCTGCTGCTGCAAAAGCAAGAAGAACAGATGAAAATGCTGAAATTATTTTGTTTGAAAAAACAGCAAATATCAGTTACGCTACCTGTGGAATTCCTTATGCTTTCTCTGGTAAAATAAAGGATAGAAATAAACTCCTTGTAGTTAAGCCGGAATTACTTCGTAAAAGATTTAATATAGATGTCCATTTAGAAGAACCTGTAATTAATATAGACCCTGATAATCACACTGTTACTACTTTTAAAGGTGAATATGCCTATGATAAGCTAGTTTATGCTACGGGTGGTTCTGCAATTACTCCTCCATTAAATGGATTAGAGCAATTTGAGAATTGGGCTCATGCAAAAACGATAGAAGATTTTGATAGAATCGTTAAATCAAATGCTCTTGAAAACGCCAATAATATCACAATCATCGGTGCTGGTTTAATTGGGTTAGAAACTGCTGAGAATCTTGTTCAGATTGGCAAAAAAGTAACAATTGTAGAACTTGGAAAACATATTTTAGGTCCTTGGGATAATAAATTCGCTACTATGGGCGAGAAAGTTCTTGAAGACAATGGTCTTCGACTTGAACTAGGTAAAAAAGGAGAAAAAATTGAAAAGGATGGCACTTTACTTTTAAATGATGGTACAAGTATTCCAACAGACTATTTGATCATGTCAATTGGTGTTAAACCAATTACTGAAATGCTAACATCTAAGGGAGCAAAAGCGCTTCCTAATGGTGCATTGATAGTAAATTCTAAGATGGAAACAAATTTGCCTGATATTTATGCAGCAGGAGATTGTGCTTCTATCCCTAACGTAGTAACTAATTCTGAAGGGTGGTTTCCTATGGGAACACATTCCAACAAAGGAGGCAGAGTTGCCGGTGCTAATGCTGTTGGAGCTAATGAACATTTCCCTGGTGGTTATGGTACTGCTATTATGGAAATGTTTGATCATACCATTGCAAGAACAGGTGCAGGTCCTAAAATTTTAGAACGAGAGAATATTCCTTTTGAATCTACTTTTATTATTGCCAATTCTCACCCTGGTTTCTATCCTGGTGGCAAAGATATGTTTATTGAAATATATTATACTCCAGAAACTCATGTAATACTAGGTGCTGAATTATTTGGAGAAAAAGGTGTAGATAAAAGGACAGATGTTTTAGCTACTGCAATCTATGCAAAGTTAACAATAGAGGACCTTCCAAATCTTGATCTTGCATATGCCCCTCCTTTCTCACCAGCAAAAGATCCTGTAATTGTTGCAGGTTTTGTGGCTCAAAATTCTCAGAAAGGACTTTATAAAGAAGTTAATGTTGCTGTAGCAAAAGAAGTTTTTAATACGGATAAAGAAATAACTATCCTTGATGTTAGAAATCCTCAAGAATTAGAAAACACAGGAATCATTCATGAAAACGCTTTAAATATTCCTTTAGATACACTACGTGATAACCTAGAACAAATTCCAACTTCTAAACCTATATATATAACTTGTGCAAAAGGTTTAAGAGGTTATTTAGCTTCTTTAATACTGGCACATAATGGTTTTAAAAACCTTCATAATATAGCAGGTGGTTTTACTGCTTGGAAAAAGATAAATGGCTAA